One Calidithermus timidus DSM 17022 genomic window, CGGGGTCGTCCTTGACCGGCTTGAAGGTGCCGGGGCCCACGTGCAGCGTGACGTAGTGGGTCTCGACGCCCATGGCGCGGATACGCTCCAGCAACCCCGGCGTGAAGTGCAGGCCCGCCGTCGGAGCCGCCACCGAGCCCGGCGTGCGGGCGTAGACGGTCTGGTAGCGCTCGGGGTCGACCGGCTCGTGGATGTAGGGCGGCAGCGGGGTCTGGCCTAGGGCCTCGAGGTGTTCCCACACGTTGCCGGAGAAGCGCAGCACGCGGGTCCCATCCTCCTCGACGGCGATCACCTCGGCCTCCAGGTCGTCGGCGAAGCGCAGCCCGCCCTTGGCCCGCTTGGCGGGCTTGAGCATGGCCTCCCAGACGCCCCCGCGCCCCTCGGGGGATAGTTCCCGCACCAGCAGTACCTCGACCGGGGTGCCCTGGGGATTGGTGGCGAAGAGCCGTGCCGGGATGACCTTGCTCTGGTTGAGCACCAGCACGTCGCCCTCGCGCAGGTAATCCACCACCTCACGGAAGAGGCGGTGCTCGAGCCGCCCGTCCGCGCGGTGCAGCACCATCAGGCGCGAGGCATCGCGGGGCTCGACGCCCTGCTGGGCGATGAGCTCGGGGGGCAGGTGGTAGTCGTAGTCGTCAAGCCGATTCATATTCACGGCAAAACCCGAAACGAAGCCGCCCCTCAC contains:
- the queA gene encoding tRNA preQ1(34) S-adenosylmethionine ribosyltransferase-isomerase QueA, which codes for MNRLDDYDYHLPPELIAQQGVEPRDASRLMVLHRADGRLEHRLFREVVDYLREGDVLVLNQSKVIPARLFATNPQGTPVEVLLVRELSPEGRGGVWEAMLKPAKRAKGGLRFADDLEAEVIAVEEDGTRVLRFSGNVWEHLEALGQTPLPPYIHEPVDPERYQTVYARTPGSVAAPTAGLHFTPGLLERIRAMGVETHYVTLHVGPGTFKPVKDDPDRHTMHAEPYEVPLETAEAVGRAKAEGRRVVAVGTTVVRTLESAWQGGQLRAGRGETQLFIRPGFTFRAVDALITNFHLPKSTLLMLVSAFAGHELTMRAYRTAVEQRYRFYSLGDAMLIV